TCTTGTTCAACCGAGTGTTGAAGACATTGCTGTAGCGTGGTTGCGGGTTTCCCTTcgactcttcctctccggtGCGGCTTTTCAGCCCCCCAACGTCCTTGAAAGTCCGAAAGGACAGCAGCGCTGACTGCAAATGCGAAAAAGCCAAGCTCCTCGTGTGCGGAAAGGCCACCTCACATGCACATTTGCCCCTTTTTCCTCCCCCCTTTGTCCCCACCCACTTTTCACCCGGCAGGTGCAGTCTGAGTCCGGTAAGAaagtcgtcttcctctgaaATGGCCGCGTCCGTCTCGGATCTTCGAAAAAGTGTTTTTCTTGGAACCTGCACTGTTGCCAGCTGCCAGAAAAAGCCGTTTTTGCCGAGGCTGCAGCGCCGCTGTCGGAACGCATTGACCTCACCCGAGCCTGTTCGTGTCTCGTGGAACTTCCCGGGTTGCCCAGCAAACTATGCGGTTTCAACTTCATTCCCTTTGCTATGAACGTTTGCTTTGGAAAACAGGGCCGTTCTTCGCTGATCTGACTTTTCAAATCCGTGCTCTCCAACTGCAAGGTGTGCAGGATCCTCCAGTTGAGCAGAGCTGCTGACACACGGAACCACTTGTTGCAACTCGCGGCTCTCGTGTGCCTTTTACCATTTTTTTCCCCTCATCTCCcatctcttttcctctggaTTCGCGGTGTTTTTTCACAGTTCCTTCCTTCGAACCGCGTTCTGGTACTACACGGACGCGATTCCCCTTATTTCACTTCGTCTTCGAGACACGCATGTCGAAACAAGGTTgaaaaaaggggaaaagtGGTGTGTGTCTTGCCTTCTGCGCCCAGTCTCGGGTCGAAGGAACGGCGCCACCTTGTGCACTTTTTCATGTCTCTTCCCTGGCGAAACCTtgcctgttttctcctcccaGCCATTCGCAATGTCCAAAaattcgtttctcctttgcgCCTGCCTCTCCGCTGCCGGCGCACCTCGCCTGTGTCGACACtaaagcgaggaaacgcgtccttccgtctcttccacgCTTGGGTGCAGGGAACCCCAACCTTCAATTGTTCCTGGTCTAGACCAGGAGTTGATTCGTGGTAAACACTCCCCCCCAGCAAGCAAAGGTTGCAACATTCCTCACTTGTTCCGCGCCGTGACGCCTCAGCTGGCTACGCCGGAAGGCGAAGTCCGCGCGGCTCTCACCGTACCAGAATGAGTTGTCGCAGCGGGAGAAGCTGTCACAAATTAAGGACAACGAACTCCTTGACTTTTCAAACTGAGAGTCGTCTTGCATCTGAGCGCTCCGCAGCTTAACGCGGCAGACGAATCGGTTGGCAGACGCTCAAGACTTCCCCCGGGGGCGCACTCTTCCCATCAGCCCAAAGTCAGAAGAATGGACGCTCGCActcaaactgcatgcaatgGGGGCGTCGGCCACGGAGCGACTGTCGGagtttccccttcttcggAGTCCTTTCTGCCCGCTGGACCGGCGGAAGGGGAAGGCGAAACAGCGTTCTCCGCATGCGCGAGTCGACACTCTCCAAGCTCAGGTGTCAAGGCGAGGCACCCGCTCTGTCCACGGCCGTCCACCAGAGTGAAAGCCGAGGCTGGAGTCGAGTCTTCAAGCGTCAGTCCGGAAGACTTGAGTCTGTGGGAGTGGCTGCGGGAGCGCCTGCACCTCTGTTATGCCTCTCTTGTTCAGCGGAGCCCCCCATCGAACAACGAGGCGACGCTTTTCTCCGACGCCATCCCGACTCAGGatggaagagacagcgaggacagTCTACCTCCTTTCCTCGGCTCGCTGCGTCCGCCGTCCAgcagcttcctctcttctgacCGCTCGTCGTTTGCCCCGCGGACTGTGTGGACTGAACAGACGAGCACGCTGAAGAGCCTCACCGAGAGACGGCGGATCGCTAAATCCGCCGTCCTCCCGGAGGCGGTTCTCCGGTGGCTCTGGGGGCTCCCAGAAACTCGCCGGCGAAACGTTCTCGGTGTTCTAAAGGCGATgaaggccgaggaagaagctgcggTGTGGGccgcagacagagacgcgggGGAGAGCGGGGGTAGTGGGGAGAGTGAGGGCGAGACGGCCTCAGCGGAAAAGGCTGTCGAAGAACGCGTcggagagaaaagtggaaggagGCGCGGGGTCGACGGGGAGGGAGACGGactgagagaggcgaagacgcaaggGGATcggcgggaagaagaagtcgtCTGCGGTGAGCACACTTgtcaagaagagaaagacaaagttgaggaggaaacgcagagggtTCGTGAACAGGTCGACCCTCGAGGTCCTAGTGAAGAGATTCGGAGTCGAGAAGCGTTGTCTCCGACGACATACAAAGATTCAACGGAGACAGTTGCATGGAGAGAAacttcctctcgcttgtctCGTTCGAAAAACGTGgagtctgtctcctcatccgacctctctttctctccacgcgcCTTCTTTTTGCTTCCACCGTCGACCCCCGCGCGACCCGGAGTCCCCCCAGCGCTCCCCGCCTGGTCCCCAGACTGCGCGTTCGCGCCTGCAAGCTCGTGTGCCCACTGGCCTGGCGCCGCGGGAGTCTGGGAGCGCGCAGGCGTGATCCCGGCGTTTCAGCTCGGGGAGCTGGTCATGCACAGTTGGCAGGGGCGTTTTCAGCTAGGCGTCGTGTTGGAACGTCGcctttttgcatgcaggcgaagacgcggTGCCAGGAAGAGTGAAGCCTCGCAGCCGCACACCACGGCCCTCGTCTCCCCGGTGGCGctgcgcgaggaagaacagagacagagaaagggcAAGCGTGGAGGCGCTGGCGAGACTGAAGTCGAGGACTGCGAAGAGCAGCCGAAACGTCGGCGTCTCCAGAGCGCGTTGTTCACGAGTTCTTCTGAAGACAGcagcgagagcagcgaagacgagtCGGCCGCGACACAGTTTCTcagaccgagagagaagacccgCTGCTTGAGTCCCTGTCTCAGCTCGGGGCCTGCAGAGCCCGGAGCTCGGGCGTCGCGGAGACAGTTTGAAGTGATCTACAGAGTCGTCTGCCTCGGGTACAACAAActcgcgacgaagaagagtttCGGAGAATGGACTCGCGAGAACCACCTGATGGTTGTCGACGGCCTCGACGTCCTGCAGAAATGCCATGCCCACAACCTCCGCGCCATTCGAGACGTCAAAGACGCTGGATTCAACGCCTGGAGCGTCCAGACAGAGACCGCCTTCGACCACCGGTGTGAACGGTTTTCCTCCGCCGACGaacaggaggcgaggaacgagaagaaaaaggagacggtGGCGGTCGGCGGAGGGCGAGGCGCAGGCAGAGGGCGAAGGGGCAGAGGGCGCACGGGGGACCGCACgacaagcagagagggagtttctggaaagggagaagacgtttctcctcgtcgcggCCGTCAAACGTACAGAGATGCGGGCCGGGCAGGTCGAAGGAAGCCTGGAGAGAAGGCTTCAGGCGCGGAGAGCGACAGCCAACCagcaggaggagacgaaggcggcggcgcgaCGGCGGGGGCGATGGTGTCGGtaaagacagacagagagcgagaaaggcgcgtCAAAGTCGAGAGCTTGCGAAGAAAACTTCTGGACGACATGGAGCAGTTGAAGCAAGCAGAGGAAAGTCGCAGACAGGAGGAAACGACTGGCAAAGAAAGTAGGTGGAGAATCCGGGGAAGCAGACTCGCGTTTCTGGGAACTTCAGAGCCTTTCAAGGCGGGGTGGACAGACACGATGGTAGAGTTAAACAGCTCACGGGTTTCAACGCGTTGTCGCTCGTAAATCATGCGCAAAGACACCTCAGCCAGTGTCTCGTtggcgcctccttctcttccagtCAGTGGTCTCGCCTCGCCCTGCAAGCGATGAAGAGAACTTTTGCGcggtttcttctgcagagacacaatTCAGCAGCTCGGTGGCTGTCCTACGTTCTGGGCCTTGTGTCTCCATCTTGTGTCGCGCTAGTCTAGGCTGCTTactctctgtgtcgacgCCGCTGCCGAAAGGCAAGACCTCTGAACGCAGCTGACCTTCTGTGCTTCTGTCTGCGGCGCAACGCTGACGTTGTCTCAGCGTCTCTTTGAAAGTGGTCGCCTGCTTCGTGTGTCTTTCTTACAATGCAGACCCTGCAGACGCCAACAGGACGCGGCTTGAGGACTGCGCGAGAAAAACTGCAGCAGAGGTCCACCCACTATGGAAGCTTTCTCGCTGGCTGTTCGTTCGTCTGAGCCAGAGTCGGTCGCTGGTTCTTCTTCGGTCTTTTCCGCTAATGCCTCATGAGCTCCGCGCTtccagagaggagcgaggcCGACGCAGCAGTTCTTCGCAAGTGTCTCCTGGGCTGCGACTGGTGGGCGAGATGACTGTCTCTGAATTGCAGGCGCGCTTTGAGTGGGCCTTCTTGACGTTTCTCAACGAAAAGAGACGCCTCGAGGCGGACGCGCAGGAGTCGAGGAGTCGAGGGAACACCGAGATAGGAGTCACTTGCGCAGCTGCGTCCACTGCATGTCGACCCGAGAGGCTGTCAGTGAGTGACacggcgtcttcttctctccaagCGGCTGGCTCCTCCTCTCAGTCCTCCGAAGAAGGTCATGCGTTGGCGGTGGC
This genomic interval from Toxoplasma gondii ME49 chromosome VIIb, whole genome shotgun sequence contains the following:
- a CDS encoding hypothetical protein (encoded by transcript TGME49_261790~Predicted trans-membrane domain (TMHMM2.0):1116-1139), whose translation is MDARTQTACNGGVGHGATVGVSPSSESFLPAGPAEGEGETAFSACASRHSPSSGVKARHPLCPRPSTRVKAEAGVESSSVSPEDLSLWEWLRERLHLCYASLVQRSPPSNNEATLFSDAIPTQDGRDSEDSLPPFLGSLRPPSSSFLSSDRSSFAPRTVWTEQTSTLKSLTERRRIAKSAVLPEAVLRWLWGLPETRRRNVLGVLKAMKAEEEAAVWAADRDAGESGGSGESEGETASAEKAVEERVGEKSGRRRGVDGEGDGLREAKTQGDRREEEVVCGEHTCQEEKDKVEEETQRVREQVDPRGPSEEIRSREALSPTTYKDSTETVAWRETSSRLSRSKNVESVSSSDLSFSPRAFFLLPPSTPARPGVPPALPAWSPDCAFAPASSCAHWPGAAGVWERAGVIPAFQLGELVMHSWQGRFQLGVVLERRLFACRRRRGARKSEASQPHTTALVSPVALREEEQRQRKGKRGGAGETEVEDCEEQPKRRRLQSALFTSSSEDSSESSEDESAATQFLRPREKTRCLSPCLSSGPAEPGARASRRQFEVIYRVVCLGYNKLATKKSFGEWTRENHLMVVDGLDVLQKCHAHNLRAIRDVKDAGFNAWSVQTETAFDHRCERFSSADEQEARNEKKKETVAVGGGRGAGRGRRGRGRTGDRTTSREGVSGKGEDVSPRRGRQTYRDAGRAGRRKPGEKASGAESDSQPAGGDEGGGATAGAMVSVKTDRERERRVKVESLRRKLLDDMEQLKQAEESRRQEETTGKENPADANRTRLEDCARKTAAEVHPLWKLSRWLFVRLSQSRSLVLLRSFPLMPHELRASREERGRRSSSSQVSPGLRLVGEMTVSELQARFEWAFLTFLNEKRRLEADAQESRSRGNTEIGVTCAAASTACRPERLSVSDTASSSLQAAGSSSQSSEEGHALAVAGLLREGENGAGSGDIDSWRQARGKEISKKADRKRQTCVGEEREKTRGSGDPMAPCLVEDKMQPGGQTDEFKATSGTDETADNASTGSQNVGNAAEVRGISGVSRTFPSAQVSPPTQEPTTSACASQSPVSMRETENSQVSSSDSSPSTPPEAEHCLEKGESSFVSSSFSFASSVSYSGSSFSSLLWWLLLLHIVTAVHGCSLFLAWICVIGYHRCVSVYLDLSVSVLKSASVPPALQPAPSPVGASSSSLFDGLSIGSGSAVLATSCLKAEVEGSDCQEAAKPPEASWDSEVELECEFFASYFGGLSASKLEALWGPLTSLVALQVDWLNSHFLAVACHTEEEAADLRDHMQRLQTRLLSDVVGVEHWVRCLHPAAMAKHHVQPVLENLPFPLQRQFVRLTQFTVHYLEHLWRRKIEESNGKRIK